Within Carassius gibelio isolate Cgi1373 ecotype wild population from Czech Republic chromosome A21, carGib1.2-hapl.c, whole genome shotgun sequence, the genomic segment TTATCTGTCTGTGAACTTGAAGATCCTGAACATGAGCTCGAAGACTTTGTACATTATGAAGAGCAATTGTAAACACGCCAGGTGTCTTTACAAAACTGTAATTTTCTAAAGCAAGTCGGGGCATGTTTTTCATAGCTGAGTCAATTTTCTCATTACAATATATGACCGAGTCTTTgaagttattaattattagtcCGTCGAGGGTTCTCACACGACTCAGTGCAACGTATGCTTGTCCCGGAGAAAATACCTTGTCAAGTGAGACGACCGCTTTATCTACTGTGAGTCCTTGCACTTTATGAACTGTGCATGCCCATGCCAATTTAAGTGGAAACTGACGTCTTAAACCACCATCGTTTGAGACTTGATCTTCTTCCACTTCAATAACAGTTGAATTTGGAGAATATTTCTGTCGCAGCTTCGATCTCTGAACTTTACCAACATTTGGATCATCAAATTCAACATGGATAGCTGATGGAaagtcatcatcttcatcatcatcatcacgtcTTTGTTTTCTGCTTATGTGGACAACTGTGCCACAGGCTCCATTGACAAGTCCATCAGAAACATCAACATTTTTCCTAAGCATTACTCTGGCACCAACACCCAAGGAAACACATTTGTCCAAACAAGAGTTGAAAACTTTTGCATGAAATCCAACCTTCCTTTCTATTCTTCCAGTTTCTGGATTTCTGGCAAAGTCTCTAGCGTGAATAGTGATTGCCTCAGGACAACGCTCATTAAGTTTCTGTATATTGTACTCATCAACCTGAGCATTTGTAGGGAATATATGAATAGCATCGCATTCTTCACCAGTTTCACGTTGCTTCAACATGTTGATGTCATTTGGGCTTAGAGTTTCGTTCTTTTTATGAACTCTCAGACGATTTAACATTTCAGCAAAAGATGCATCTTGTTGCCTGACAACTTGTGTTAGTTCAGCAATTTCAAAGTTGGTATCCCAAAGATTCACTCCTTTTGGATCAACGTACAGGGGAATTCCCTTGACTGGCGGTAGCTGATAAAAATCACCAACACAGACCAAACTGACTCTTCCAAAAATTGAGTAGTCACCAGTTTGCTTAATTTGTCTCAATCTACCATGAACATAAGACAAAAGGTGATGGTCAACCATAGACACCTCATCAATGATCAGAATCTGCAAACCTCCCAGTTTTGCACGCAGTGAATTGATTTTGTCATCACTTAGGGGCTGATATGGCAGTTTGACATTGGCACCTATGGAAAAGGTATTATGGATTGTTGAAGCACCAATTTGAAAACTGGCCACTCCGGTTGACGCAGTTAAAATCACACTTCTATCATCAGGGTTTTCGGACAGCTGAGATAAAAGTCTGGAAGATTCATAGTAGATTGCTTTGATTAAATGACTCTTGCCTGTGCCTGCTCCACCAGTGACAAACAAGTGAAATGGTTCAGGGTTTTCACCAAGAAGTTTCTCTAAACACCATTTCCGCACTTTGTAAAAGATTGCAGATTGTTGTGCATTTAATGATCGCAGTAAACATAATGCCTCTTCTCTAGACATTCCAGCCTGATTGGTTTCAATACTGTATGGAGTTCGAGGGTTCGCTACAAGATCTGGAATAGAACACTCAGAATCATCTTCATCAGGAATTGTATTACTCTTCCTTATTTCTAAGCACTCGTGATGTTCCTTTTCAGTTTCAGGACATAACGCAGCCCAAGCATCTTCCAAATCAACACCTTGCTCCAAAAGCTGTTGAGCTCGATCAATTTTGTCACTTTCCTTTTCAAAGAGTGCTCGATTAGCATCAACAATACATTTGACTTGAGTCACATTTCTCCCACATTTCACAGCACCACTGTTGTAGAATTCCTCATAAGTGCTAAAACTCTCAGGCTTCAGCTGACAATCTTCATAATGTGGCAAGAAAAGTTGCAACAATGAATGAAAGTACTTTTCTGGATCTTTTTTGGGAGAAAATCTCGGATATCGAACAACAGCAGGGTCAGTTCGAGTTCTCTTCATCATATAACCACAGTCGTTGTTAAGCTTGATCACCTTGTCTTCAGAAGACTTTTTTTGTGAAGAAACCTCCGATTTTGACAAGATCCTGTTTTCAGAGCAAAAACTTGCAAGACATTGGGTCTCAAACTCTTCCGTGTTTGGCCTATTCTTGTATCGGTCAACCAGACTAGTCATCCAAAAGCTAGCTTCTTCACCAGACTGATCAACTTTGTTTTTGATGACACGAAGAGGCAAACTCATCTTTACAGGATTCAATCCAATTGGAATAAACTGGACTTTACGAGAACATTCCTTCAAGTGCATACCAGTCAGACGATACACAGCCTCTTGAGCAGAAACTTCTCTGTTGTGAAGATATACACTACCAAGCATCTTCAGTGATGATCTCGCTTCAAGGTTTCCATTCATGGCTTCGTTTTGCGCACGTTGCAGCAACAATCCCATTTCTTGTTCTGCTTTTGTGATGTAACTGATAATGTAAACCACTACGGAGTAAGCATCAGTGACGTACTGGATATCCATGTTGCCTTGCCAGGCACgcagtaaatgtttattatacTGGTTCACCCAGACGTCTTTTGGACTTCTTTTAAGGACAACGGATTTCTTTTTGGAACACTGTGCATacactttctcaaagagagcttGGTTAATACCAATGGATTCAAAAAATGCATCAGTAGAGTCATAATCCATATCAGAAGCTGTTAAagcctttttcactttttctaaaACTGTACGTGCAGTATCTTTTCCATCACCGCTTTTCAAATCGTCTCGACTACCACCTCTTGTAATAAAGGTACGACTTGATGGGGGtcgtggaaaattaaatctgcaaacTGTCTTTTTCTTACGACATGTCTTTGAATGTCTGACACTGTGCTTCTGAACACCGTTGACAATCTCAAACAGATCAGTTTCATCCTCGCTTGGGGTCTCACAGGTGATGTACCGATCAATGAAACTAGCAACCAAACCATCGTTTTCTTCATTGTCTTCATTTAACGTTGGGGCATTTTCAACCCAAAACAGACAGTGAACATGAGGAGATCCACGCTGTTGAAACTCTACACGATAAAAGTAATCTACTATCTTGCCGATCGGTTGAGCTGAAGACATGATTACATCTCTCAGAAAACAATGCCACCTATGATCAAACATTCTTGCAGCAGTCACTGGGTTTCGTCTGATCAATCCACATTTTTCAGACCAGTCAAGTTCATCTGCTTTCACATTTTTCCCTTCTTGTTTGATTATGGTACTAATCATTTCTGGCCATCTGAGATCCGCAGAACTAAAGGATGCAAAGAAAGTTGGAATACCTAGCTGTCTTACAAGTGCAAAAAGGTCCTTTTGAGTAGACTGCCAATATGGAGGTGTTCCACGGATTGGTCTCAAAAACTTGTATCCTTCATCAAAATTCAAGATTTTAGATAACGAGTCCGGGTTTGTtagtacatctgatgtcacttcaGTCAACAAACTCTTCTCAGATCCTTTGCGCAAAGCAATTGAAACATTGGATACAACTTGATCAATCTCCGACAGATACTGTGCATAGAAAATGAAGTCTGTGCTTCGTGCAAAACGTCCATCCGCATTGAGGATTCTTGCATTCAAGTATCTCGACAGTGTTATTTTTACATCCCTCTTATCATGAAATGTCGGACCACCAGTTGGATACAGAACAGGGAAACATTTTGCTTCGTTAGACCTATCGGATAACAAACTAACAGGACTGTTACCTTCAGCAGGTGCCAGATTTAATACATCCTGGAAATGCTGATCAATTACTTCTGAACCGATGTCCACAGGTTGCAATGACGTATCTGACAAAAGACCACTTTGCTCTTTGATGTAGGTAAGGTCTTCCTCTTGCTGTTCATCAAGGTCATTTTCGTCAATCTTTTCAACTATGTCTTGTTGCTCCATTTCATCTACTACATTTTCTTCTGGTTCGTTCAAAGAGTTGATCCACTGCTGATTAATCTCCACATCACTGAACCACTTATTGAACTGGATTAAATATTTCAGAGCATTTCGAACACGATCAGTGTGTACATACTTATACTCATAATGCCCTTTGTAGGTTAACTTGCGTTTCAGTTTTATCCTTATCATCTTGTCGTCACATTCATTTCGTGGAAGGATATTGGACACACCTGTGACATTAACTGGGACACAAACTACAGGGCCATGGCATCCATGTTGTTTACCACGAGGAAGGCACAGTAATTTCATAAAAGGAATGTTACGTGCAATGAGATGTTGTTCCAAGGAGTTGAGACATTTCAGTTGATTTGGAACGTCCACCAAATGCATGTTGTTAGCAACGCTCTCTTCGGGCAGTTGTCCACAAAGGATTTTTCGATGACACGTTAGGCAAATCCATAATTTGCACCCTGAGGAATGAGCAGAAGATCCTTCACACTTTTGATCACAGACATGAACATACCTGGTTGTGATGCATCTTCTCCCCAAAGCAGCAACTTTAACACCTTTGTCTTCATAGCATTGTCTTCTACATTCAACAACCTGCTTTCTGAAAAGTAAACGGTGACAGACACAGCACACAAACTCTGGACCACTACTAATGTCTTGTCTAAAATGATCAATAGCAACATCAATGTCTTGTTGTTCCTTCTTTCTTGCATACCTTTCACAACCTTTTTGTATTTTACTCACACGAAAGGTCAGATCTTTATGGTATTTCATTTTGGAATACTTAGCCATTTTAACTTTGAAGGCTGGATACTGAATGTTTCTACTCTTTGAATACTCACACACTCTTGCTTTGAAGGccaggttttgcagatattttttctttgaatactcacaTACATTTGCCTGAAAAgagacattatatttatatttcaatcgaGAATACTGGCAAACACGTTTTTGGAACTGAAAATTGCTCAAGTACTTGGCCTTAGAACGCTCACACTTTGATTTAcgaacatcaacattttttagaTATTGGTCACAAAGAattcccttttttttctctctgtaatATCTATCTGTACTATATTTAGTTTTgtcatattcaattttttttccccTGTAAACTGTGTCatcagaatattttgttttggcaTATTCAATTTTTTCCCCCCTGTAAACTGAGtcagaatattttgttttggcatattcaatttttttccccctgtaaatGGCATCATCACAATATTTAGCTTTGGCATGCTCAATTTTGTTCTGTCTGTATTCTGGGTCGTTACCATACTTTGACTTCTTGTACTTCAATTGTTTTTGTCTGTACTCACTGACATTGCGATATCTCTCCCGATGCCTTTTGGTGGGACAACATTCTGCAGCGTCGCTTACCTTTCTCTTACGCAGACATGGTTTGCTGACCTCATTTGACACCACATTTCCACATGCTCCTGCACAAACAGCATCTCGATCCCTGTGCTTAACACATGTCACGACTTCATAATGATTACGGTTACAGTGTTTCAGATAGATTGCATTCTGAGTGGATACCTCTCCTGTAGGTTTGTGCGCATTCCATCGGCCGTCATTAAAAGTCATTATGGTGGTTTTGAAAAGATCGGCCGCAACAAATATGTCAATTTCGGTTACCCATGAGCCAGAATAAAACATTCTAGATTGTGTCAGATAATCCTCTGCTGAAGAATACTCACTTCTCACGTACCTCTCAAACAGCGGAGTATTCATCTTCAGATGTTTCACAACTGCACGGCGAACCTTCAAGTGTTTCTCCTCACTTCCACATATCACATGTGCCAACGATCTGAAAAAGCAGTTACCATCTGGTTTAATGGTCTTTGTCTGACACGGACCTGAAATGGGACCAAAGTTTATGACATTATGATCACTGTTATCATTGGACATTTGTATGAGCTCACATAAAGCTTGCTTGTCATTATATgttaaaggagaaaaaaagacatCTGGAACAGAAACATCAGTGATCATCAGGTCATCGGTTACAACGGTTTCAGTGTGTGATTTTGTACCTTGTTTACCTGACAGCTCAATGTGCTTTTCTTTCCTCAATCTTTTACCTTTACTTGGCAACACATTAGAGGCTGTCTGTGTTGGAAGGTTAGGGTTTCTCACATCTGCAGCTTCATCCACAGGTACCGGATAATCAGGGGTCTTTGGCTCAGTCTTCACAGATTCACGTACCTTTGGTGTGCGTTTTAAGACGTCACTGTAGAGGGCTTTACCGGAAGAGCATGGTAAACTGCTGCTGCCTGCTTCTTGCAGCGGATCAGACACTTCTGCATCTGCATGAACCAAAACTCCAGTTATCTCAAATGGTGGCTCAGGTTCCCCAAACAACTGTGCCATGTCATTGATATAGTTGTACAGAGACTCTATGGTACTGTGATAAACTACACAACTTGTGTCTGTCCTGATGGCATGAGAGTCAACGACTGCATACCATGACCCCTGCTTAATAACTGCAGATGTGTTGGCACAAATGGTTAACAAGAAAGCATCAGCACTAAGTAGAGTTTGCTGAAGGGCTACATCAAGTGGCATGGCTACACTGCTTATGGCTTGGTCATACTCGTGGTACTCATTGACATTAACAAAACCAGTCAGAGATGGAGTGTACTCGATGGAAAATGTAGTATTACCCAACACATGTCGCCTTGGTAATTCATGGACTGCAATATAATTCCTACCCTTCGCTTCCCGGTCTTTTATGTTACCCCGTTTTCTCAGATACTCATAGAGGCGTGTTCCTGCAACCAAGACACCGTCCAGATCTGGTGTTGACCACGTCAGCACATTCTTCAGCTTGCTTTTCAACACCGCCGTCAGACTGATTGCTCCACACTGCCTGTTGCGTGAATCTCCAAAGCGGGCATCAGCTTGATCAAAAGATCCTCTTAGCATGGATTTCTGGGGAAAATCAGAACAAACACCCAAAGCACTTTCATGGCAAATTGCAGGAATGTTTTGTTCAGATTGCATGGGTTTTGATTTGCTTTTCATTGGGTACCTCATCTGGGGTCGACCGAGCTTGCCTGAGTCTACTTGAAAATCACATGTCCTTACCTCAGTCTTGACTGATTCACATACCTTGGAAGGGCGTTTTACAACTTCACTGTAAAGGGCTTTACCGGAAGACCGTGGAAAACTGCTGCCAACTGCTTGACCAAGAGAACCTTTCTGCACTGATTGCTGTGGAAAATCACAATATGCAGGTAAAGTATTCACAGAAATTTCATGTATATTTGtaagcactttttcttttttttctgagttttcaagggttttcaagggtttgcaagggttttcaagggttttcaagggtttgcaagggttttcaagggttttcaaaggtttgcaagggttttcaagggttttcaagggtttgcaagggttttcaagggttttcaagggtttgcaagggttttcaagggttttcaagggtttgcaagggttttcaagggtttgctTAGGTGACAGATGCAAGTTTGCAAGGTTTACTGATGCATTTACTGATGCGAGTTTGCAAGGGTTTTCAATGCTGCCAGCTTTTGGTGACAAcaatgcatcattttttttaagaGGATTCAGCGTAACCTCTGTATTTGCACATCTCTGAGCATAAAGACGTTTGGCTATCGTCGCCCTCTTCTTCGGTCGCGGCATGCCGACTCTCTGcctctgccgccgactctctgccgccgactctctgccgccgactctctgccgccgactctctgccgccgactctctgccgccgactctctgccgccgactctctgccgccgactcttGACGATAGCTGCCGCCTCTCTGCCGCAGACTCTTGACGATAGCTGCCGCCTCTCTGCCGCAGACTCTTGACGATAGCTGCCGCCTCTCTGCCGCAGACTCTTGACGATAGCTGCCGCCTCTCTGCCGCAGTCGCCGCCTCTCTGGCTGCCTCTCTGCCGCAGTCACCTCGGTCTTTAGCCAGTGAACCAccatgcataaaagaaaaaaggtatACTTGTCAGCCAGGCTTTGTTGTACATTTAAACACTTTGGCAGGATGTtctatatgcattttaataaagttCGAAAAGTTTGACTTACCTCAACTCGGTCTTTTCCCAGTGTACCAGCACATGCAAAAAAGAAGAGGGTGATAAGTTATGCATTTTAAGAACTTCacttcatacatttaaaaattacattaaaattataaatgttacctCAACTCACACTCTTATCCATTCACCAGCACACATACAAAGTAGTATTGTTTAGCATATATTCAATTTACACatttcactttcacaaaaaaaaaaaaaaaaaaaaaacatttcacagctAAATAAACTATCAATTAAGGAGAcaatttttcaagaaaatatattaatatcaacAGGAATGAAAACCGAATAAAAGTTTCttaattaaaatatcaatgcAAGATTTGATAATGACCAGCTACATTATTCACATAAGCCCTTGACAAGACACAAGTGCTGATGAATATCTTAAGACTGCCCAGCACACATGGATATGGTCTTAATTTTGCCATGAAAAAAGCAAGCATTTAACTTGTCTCAACTCACAGTCTATTACTAGTGCACCACCACACATAAAAGAAAAAGGTACACTTTTTAGCTATgctttgttatacatttaaatgtacttaAGCAGTATATTCTAAATGTTCAAAAAGTTTGACTTACCTCAACTCAGTCTTTAACCAATGTGCCACCCCAAATGAAAAAAAGGTATACTTGCCAGCCATGCTTTGTTATACAATTAAACACTTACTTCAGCACTGttctaaattgtttttaatgGTTACAAAAGTTGCCTTACCTCAGCTTGTAGTCTTTAACCAGTGCATGAccatgcataaaagaaaaaaggtttacTTGTCAGCCATGCtttgttatacatttacttcacagTACATTCCAAATTcttttttaaatggttacaaaACATTGCCTTACCTCAACTCACACAACTCAGTCTTTAACCAGTGCACCACcacacattaaagaaaaaaaaggtatactTGTCAGCCATGCTTTGTTATACAATTAAACACTTACTTCAGCACTATGatctaaattgtttttaatgGTTACAAAAGTTGCCTTACCTCTGCTCGCAGTCTTTAACCAGTGCaccaccacacacaaaaaaatacactTGTCAGGCATGCTTTGTTATGCATTGAAACATTTACTTCAGCAGAATattccaaattatttttaaatggttacaaAAAGATGCCTTACCTCAGCTCGCAGTCTTTAACCAgtgcaccaccacacacacacacacacaaaaggtatACTTGTCAggcatgctttgttatacatttacttcagcaGTATATTCTAAGTGCATTTtaataaagtttgaaaagtttgacatACCTCAACTGTCTTTTACCAGTGTACCAGAACATGCAAGAAAGAAGAGTGATAAGTTTTAAGaacttaacatacatttaaaaagtacaatcaaattatttttacatatacaaGAATTATAAATGTTACCTCAACTCACTCTTGTTAATACAccagcacacataaaaagaagaAAGTATTGTTTAGCATATATTCAAATTAcacatttcacacaaaaaaaaaaaaaaataattttcacagtTAAATAAACTCTTTATTAAACTATCAATTAATGAGaccattttcaagaaaatatagtGTAGACTACGAAGACTAAAttactttgtttaaataatttgcaAACAGAATTAGAATCAGAATTACTAAACTCTTGTGCGTTGCTtttccaaaaacacacaaaatcctACCTTCCAATAAAATCCAGAATTGTATTACAGATCAAACAATAGACTACCATAATAAGAAAACTAATTCAAGTAAAGAGAAAACACTTAAAATGAGTTGGCACTTTGAACACTTGgtcattacaaaaaacaaacaaaatgaacatattaaacACTTCAGCAAAAAATCCACAATCCAAACTAAGAAGAAATAATTAACACACAGACACTTTTAAAACAAACGTACCTTCTGTAGAAAAACAGATAAACTGAGCAGCACATGCTCTCTCCCTGATATACTGTCAATTTAAGACCAGGTGCAGCTTGATTAATTGGTTAGCACGT encodes:
- the LOC127941523 gene encoding uncharacterized protein LOC127941523 isoform X1 yields the protein MPRPKKRATIAKRLYAQRCANTEVTLNPLKKNDALLSPKAGSIENPCKLASVNASVNLANLHLSPKQTLENPCKPLKTLENPCKPLKTLENPCKPLKTLENPCKPLKTLENPCKPLKTLENPCKPLKTLENSEKKEKVLTNIHEISVNTLPAYCDFPQQSVQKGSLGQAVGSSFPRSSGKALYSEVVKRPSKVCESVKTEVRTCDFQVDSGKLGRPQMRYPMKSKSKPMQSEQNIPAICHESALGVCSDFPQKSMLRGSFDQADARFGDSRNRQCGAISLTAVLKSKLKNVLTWSTPDLDGVLVAGTRLYEYLRKRGNIKDREAKGRNYIAVHELPRRHVLGNTTFSIEYTPSLTGFVNVNEYHEYDQAISSVAMPLDVALQQTLLSADAFLLTICANTSAVIKQGSWYAVVDSHAIRTDTSCVVYHSTIESLYNYINDMAQLFGEPEPPFEITGVLVHADAEVSDPLQEAGSSSLPCSSGKALYSDVLKRTPKIVGTCDMWK